The Strigops habroptila isolate Jane chromosome 13, bStrHab1.2.pri, whole genome shotgun sequence genome contains a region encoding:
- the PCK1 gene encoding phosphoenolpyruvate carboxykinase, cytosolic [GTP]: MPPQLKAEVNVMPKVVQGDLESLPPEARNFIESNAKLCQPESIHICDGSEEENKKILDIMVEQGMIKKLSKYENCWLALTDPRDVARIESKTVIITQEQRDTIPIPKTGTSQLGRWMSEEDFEKAFNTRFPGCMQGRTMYVIPFSMGPVGSPLSKIGIELTDSPYVVASMRIMTRIGTDVLKALNDGEFVKCLHSVGCPLPLKEPLINNWPCNPELTLIAHLPDRREIISFGSGYGGNSLLGKKCFALRIASRIAKEEGWLAEHMLILGITNPEGEKKYFAAAFPSACGKTNLAMMNPSLPGWKIECVGDDIAWMKFDEQGNLRAINPENGFFGVAPGTSVKTNPNAIKTIFKNTIFTNVAETSDGGVYWEGIDEPLPPGITLTSWKNKDWTPDDGEPCAHPNSRFCTPASACPIIDPAWESPEGVPIEGIIFGGRRPAGVPLVYEAFNWQHGVFIGAAMRSEATAAAEHKGKIIMHDPFAMRPFFGYNFGKYLAHWLSMAHRPAAKLPRIFHVNWFRKDSQGKFLWPGYGENSRVLEWMFNRIEGKASAKPTAIGYIPADTALNLKGLEDVNLTELFDISKEFWEKEIEEIKQYFEVQVNADLPYEIEREMLALEMRIKQL, translated from the exons ATGCCCCCACAGTTGAAAGCAGAGGTAAACGTCATGCCTAAAGTTGTTCAGGGGGACTTGGAGAGCCTGCCTCCAGAAGCGAGGAATTTCATTGAAAGCAATGCCAAGCTGTGCCAGCCTGAGAGCATTCACATCTGTGATGgctcagaagaagaaaataaaaaaattctggaCATCATGGTAGAACAAGGCATGATCAAGAAGCTGAGCAAGTATGAGAACTG CTGGTTGGCTCTCACCGATCCAAGAGATGTGGCAAGAATTGAGAGCAAAACCGTCATCATCACTCAAGAACAGAGAGATACCATTCCAATCCCTAAAACTGGAACTAGCCAGCTGGGCCGCTGGATGTCTGAAGAAGACTTTGAGAAAGCCTTCAACACCAGATTCCCAGGCTGCATGCAAG GACGTACAATGTATGTCATCCCCTTCAGCATGGGGCCTGTTGGGTCTCCTTTGTCCAAGATTGGGATTGAGCTGACAGATTCACCGTATGTAGTGGCCAGCATGAGGATCATGACACGGATAGGAACAGATGTTTTGAAAGCCCTGAACGATGGGGAGTTTGTAAAATGCCTTCACTCAGTTGGATGTCCTCTGCCACTAAAAG AACCATTAATCAACAACTGGCCGTGCAACCCGGAGTTAACGCTGATTGCTCATCTCCCTGATCGCAGAGAGATCATTTCATTTGGCAGCGGTTATGGAGGAAACTctttactggggaaaaaatgctttgctctCAGAATTGCCAGCAGAATTGCCAAGGAAGAGGGCTGGCTAGCTGAGCACATGCTG ATCCTGGGCATTACCAATCCAGAAGgtgaaaagaagtattttgctgCAGCATTCCCTAGCGCATGTGGAAAAACTAACTTGGCTATGATGAACCCAAGCCTGCCAGGATGGAAAATTGAGTGTGTGGGTGATGATATTGCCTGGATGAAATTTGATGAACAAG GCAATTTAAGGGCAATCAATccagaaaatggctttttcgGTGTTGCCCCTGGAACCTCAGTCAAAACAAATCCCAATGCTATTAAAACCATATTCAAGAACACCATCTTTACCAATGTAGCTGAAACCAGTGATGGAGGTGTCTATTGGGAAGGCATTGATGAACCATTACCACCAGGAATAACACTGACTTCATGGAAGAACAAGGATTGGACCCCAGATGATG GGGAACCTTGCGCTCATCCCAACTCACGATTCTGCACTCCAGCCAGTGCGTGCCCCATCATCGACCCTGCCTGGGAATCGCCCGAAGGCGTGCCCATTGAAGGGATAATATTTGGAGGCCGCAGACCTGCTG GTGTGCCTCTTGTATATGAGGCCTTTAACTGGCAACATGGAGTATTTATAGGAGCAGCTATGAGATCCgaagcaacagcagctgctgagcacaAAG GCAAAATCATTATGCACGATCCATTTGCCATGAGACCTTTCTTTGGCTACAACTTTGGCAAATACTTGGCCCACTGGCTCAGCATGGCACATCGTCCAGCTGCAAAACTACCAAGGATCTTTCATGTTAACTGGTTCCGGAAAGACAGCCAAGGGAAATTCCTGTGGCCTGGCTATGGAGAGAATTCCCGTGTGCTGGAGTGGATGTTCAACAGAATTGAAGGGAAAGCCTCTGCCAAGCCAACTGCCATAGGTTACATCCCTGCTGATACTGCTTTGAACTTGAAGGGCTTAGAAGATGTTAACTTAACTGAACTGTTTGATATCTCCAAAGAGTTCTGGGAAAAGGAGATAGAAGAAATCAAACAATACTTTGAAGTGCAAGTTAATGCTGACCTTCCCTATGAAATAGAAAGGGAAATGCTTGCCTTAGAGATGAGGATAAAACAGTTGTAG